A window from Vibrio cortegadensis encodes these proteins:
- a CDS encoding DUF3461 family protein yields MYPNLTGLGIQDPKQIERYSLRQEAHKDVLKIYFHKQKGELFAKSVKFKYPRQIKNVLVDSGSHQYKEVTEINRNLTLVIDELNKITKPIKAPELDVKQKILTDLRHLEKVVSSKIAEIEADLEKLK; encoded by the coding sequence ATGTATCCAAACCTCACTGGTTTAGGCATTCAAGACCCTAAACAAATTGAGCGTTATTCCCTACGTCAAGAAGCTCACAAAGATGTTTTGAAGATCTATTTTCATAAACAAAAAGGTGAGCTTTTTGCTAAAAGTGTAAAATTCAAATATCCGCGTCAAATTAAGAATGTACTGGTCGACAGCGGTAGCCATCAATACAAAGAAGTCACTGAGATTAATAGAAATCTAACCTTGGTGATTGATGAATTAAACAAAATTACCAAACCAATTAAAGCGCCAGAGCTCGACGTAAAACAGAAGATCCTCACCGACTTGCGTCACCTTGAGAAAGTCGTATCGAGTAAAATCGCTGAGATTGAAGCTGACTTAGAAAAATTGAAATAA
- the truC gene encoding tRNA pseudouridine(65) synthase TruC, which produces MLDIIFQDEYFVAVNKPAGMLVHRSWLDKHETQFVMQTLRDQIGQHVFPLHRLDRPTSGVLVFALSSEVASQVMPMFANHEMQKTYHAIVRGWIEEGATLDYPLKVELDKIADKFAKEDKEPQEAVTAYEPLAKVEIPYSTGRFPTSRYGLVEMAPKTGRKHQLRRHMAHLRHPIVGDTSHGDGKHNKLFRENLESHRLLLHASELRFIHPFTQQELVLKAKFDETWLALFERFEWQDILEKREARSEKLKIKD; this is translated from the coding sequence ATGCTCGATATTATTTTTCAAGACGAATATTTTGTTGCGGTCAATAAGCCTGCGGGTATGTTAGTGCACCGTTCTTGGCTTGATAAGCATGAAACTCAATTCGTCATGCAAACGCTGCGTGATCAAATCGGGCAACATGTATTTCCTTTACACCGATTGGATAGACCGACATCTGGTGTGTTGGTTTTCGCACTTTCTAGTGAGGTTGCCTCACAAGTGATGCCAATGTTTGCCAATCATGAGATGCAGAAGACCTACCACGCTATTGTTCGAGGCTGGATCGAAGAGGGAGCTACTCTCGATTACCCTTTGAAAGTGGAATTGGATAAAATTGCAGATAAGTTTGCGAAAGAAGATAAAGAGCCTCAAGAAGCGGTGACTGCCTATGAGCCGTTAGCCAAAGTTGAAATTCCATATTCAACGGGGCGCTTTCCTACGAGTCGCTACGGGTTAGTTGAAATGGCTCCAAAGACAGGGAGAAAGCATCAACTTCGCAGGCATATGGCCCATTTAAGGCACCCTATTGTCGGTGATACGTCTCATGGTGATGGGAAGCATAATAAACTCTTTCGAGAGAATTTAGAGTCGCATCGTTTATTACTTCACGCTTCAGAGCTGCGTTTTATTCACCCATTCACTCAACAAGAGTTGGTATTAAAGGCGAAGTTCGATGAAACATGGTTGGCGTTGTTTGAACGATTTGAGTGGCAAGATATTCTTGAGAAGCGAGAAGCGAGAAGCGAGAAGCTAAAGATTAAAGATTAA